The Emys orbicularis isolate rEmyOrb1 chromosome 9, rEmyOrb1.hap1, whole genome shotgun sequence genomic sequence catcctcatcttcctcctcaCCATGTAGTTCTTTTGCAATTAGCTGCCTAGCCAATTTGATATTTCGTCCTTCGTTGTAGTGCATTTTTCTCTTCATTTCaaactgtttctttttttctgtggAAAGAGCAGGAAAATATTCTTAGATATATTCTTACACTAGTTCTTTGGAAACATTCCAACATATCACTGTTTGCCAGGTAGGAGTTACCTCTCCCAGAGTGTATGTAATCTTTATGTCATTTACGTTATTGTATGTtttgaatttaaaatgttttctttaagtAAGTCGTTTAAAATACTCTATGGAAGGATTCTGTGTTAGCAAACTGTAGCTTAGTGCTCTTCATTACTAGTCAAACTAACAATTAACAAGGTGGCCATAAAAATTTTGCCAAGTGAAAATAAGTCATCTCAGTGGAGTGGGACACAACTTACTCCTCACATGTCCTTACTAGGGGATCGTCTCTGTTTTGGGAAGATTTAGAGATACAGCCCTGGGAAATATGGGAAGAACAATTATTTAAGAATTAGATTTGTTGCCACTTAATTGCCCGTAAACACTTATGGAGGTGATACTAAGAAAAAAATCCTGATGTATTTTAGTCAGCTTCTTCCCAAAAGAAGGAAATCTGAATGGATTTGAGGGTGTCTTAAAAGACTGACTGCTACTCACCAAATGTAAGTGACTAAATCTGGACCAAACAAAAACACATGGGAACTCTTCGTTCGGGGAATGCAAAGGAATAAGTGATGCAAGACTAACTTCTCTTTAGTCCTATAGACAACTTGACCAAAACACTGCAGAGGCCAGCAGATCAAGCCTTAGAGCTGGCTTAACTTGCTTGCCGGCTAATTGCCAAGAGGCAGCTACCAGGGGCATATTTTCCAAACATAGAAGAAAACCTCTTTCCACCCTTCCCTAAGATCCCAGCCTCTGAACATGTGCCATAGTTTTTCCCTATGAAATAGGTGCCTGCTTAGGGTATGACAATTCACCACAACCATATTAATCTTTGCTTCTTGGCAGCCCCAAGAACCCCTCTAGAAGTGGAGAAGTGGGACCAGAAAAAACGAGGAACAGCAATACCTCTCTGCAGTCAACATCAAACACCTGGGTTTGAAACCCAAGATGTTTTACTTCTTAACCATTCTGTTAAAATGCTATAGTCCAAGTTAATTCAGAGTAGTGTCTGCTTTGAAGCTATCCTGAGACAACCTATTGAGGAATCGCTATGGATACCCTGCTAGCTCCGTCTCCCAGCTGATTCATGGAATTACATTAGCTGGAAAGTGTAGCTGCTTTTCATGCACATTAAGAGGTAAAAGTGCTATATAGATAGCAATAGACAGGTATTAGTTATAAAGTCTAGGGTTGTCAATCttagttaactcaagcgattaactcaaattaaaaaaatagtcatgattaatcagttttaattgcaaatatttgtaataaacaatataaagtgagcactatacactttgtattctgtgttgtaactgaaatcaacatatttgaaaatgtagaaaacatccacaaatatttaaataaatagtattctattattgtttaacagtgcgattaaaactgtgattaattttttaatcatttgacagccctaattaagtCCAACTGAAAGGTGTGGAGATTAAGGGGTAACCTTCCAAAATAAAACCATCTCTGGGTCAATACACTAGCATTTGTGGAAACTACTCCCATACCCTCATCTTACAAGAGCTCCTCCAAGACAAGTGAGCCTGATCTTTATGAACTTTCTCCCAGACTAGTTTAGTAGCTGCAATTTAATCTAACCAAACTTGGAAGTATCCAAGTCAATACGGAATCTAAGTCACCTCTAGAGAGCTGTTTCTCCATTTTCAGATCACCGCATCTTTCTGATGGATGATACATCTCCTCCTCTTCAGACATTTCTTACTGAAAGAAAAACTATTcaacaacaaaacagaaaaaaataaaacctacctCGTTCTTCAGGCGTTAActcttcatcctcttcctcttcctcgtcctccCTGCACTCTTCTTCTTGAGCTAGAATCTTGGGTCCTTTACCTTCAGCTGCCACTAACCTAACAAAAATGTACACAAAGAAGTGCTGAAGCAGAGTATCAACATCGCATAACAATTAAGTACTTAGCTTGTAGGTATACATAAAAAAAACCTTCTGGTATATATAAAGATACTTTTGTCCATCATTTAGAACTAGTGTCTCATGTTAAGTTCGAACTTATTCTGCAAGAAGTTTTGTTTTCAATGGTGTCACTTGCATAAGAAgctactactcagcatgagtagtCATGGCAAAATCCAACTCTTACTAAAAACGTAACCAAGAAATTACTCCGAAGACAGACAATTTTAAAACTTTGTCAATATTCTATTGCCAGCACCACTTACTTTTTAGCTAACACATCTGCTGTTACGGGTTCATTCGATTCTGAATCACTCACTGCATCTTCATCATCCTCTCCGACCATACTAGAAAGACAAACATGCAAGAGAATTAACTCTAAACTATCTCTCATAAACATTTTGATCAGTAGTGCAGACATTAGACATctttatttatttcagttcaaCTATTCCTTTAAAACTCAATTCCAGGTTTTTCGTTTTCTGGTTTAAATATTTTGATGCAAACAGTTTTGTTTCCTGTTACACAGATACTAAGTCTATTCATTGCAAGACCCTGCAGTGTAATCTACAGATAGAATTCCAAAAATGTGTAAACCTTAAAACATTTAAAGCTTCTCAAAATCAGTTTATCCTCATTCAAAATGCTACAAAATATTCAGCATAAGcctttgtttaaaacatataagATACTTCAAATGTACCCTAAGTTACTGTTATCACATCCAATATATCATTAACTCATCACTTAAAATTCAGATGGACTACCTGAAGCCTGTCATGCAATCAGCTATAGTTCAAGTAGACAGAGTATCATTCACAAggttcagaggggtagccgtgttagtctgaatctgtaaaagcaacagagggtcctgtggcacctttaagactaacagaagtattgggagcataagctttcgtgggtaagaacctcacttcttcagaagtgaggttcttacccacgaaagcttatgctcccaatacttctgttagtcttaaaggtgccacaggaccctctgttgctattcaCAAGGTTAAGTATGCTGCTAAACTACTTAGGTGTAGTCAAGTATTCCATCATACTCAAGTTATTAAAGAATGTTTAAGTGAGTTTACCTGTGGTAGGGAGTGCTTGGTTCATCTATTTTCATTAAACCATAGTCCTTGCCTGCTGGATGGTACGTAGCTAGGATGTTCATTTCATCCCACTTTTGGGACTTTTTACTGAAAtgagaaaacaaagaaagttaGTTTCCCCCATATGCTAAAAGACATTTTATTCTCTTTTGACAGGGAAGCAGAACATGCAAGTCCTCCTTTGGTTTCCATTCCCTGACATGTACAAATAGGGAAAGGTCAAGACAGATGTGTGCTCCCACCCAAACTCACACTGTTTAGACCTATTTAAACTCCAACCAtactcatgttaaaaaaaaactctGTAAACACAGTAATGGAGTCCAATACCGTAAATCATCAGCATGCCTTTCTACTCATGCCCCAAACACAATCAGTTTGGTTAAGTGAGTTACCACAGTAATTCTCAGTCTctttagattgaagagcctatcaTTCCTCTATTCAAGCATTGCCTCATTAATTATCCATCCACATGACAGAGTTAATGGTAGGCttttcttccatcctctcctcattCTCCCAGAATAACACCGCTCACAACATAGTTACAAAGACAACTGTTTTTCACTCATCTCCTCACCTGCCCAGCCAGCTGCCATCAGACTCTGTTGCAGGTCCATAGTTTGTAATCTCAATCATCCAGGAAGAAACCAGCATACAGTAATATGAACAGCATCCCACCACCCAGTGGTTAACCTAAGGAGTAGGAATCCCAGCTAGGGTTGCCCAAGGATTCATATCATTAGTCCAGCAAAGATTAACATGTAGTGAAAATCAAGCCTTCAAACTATGTTCTTTAGAATTCTCACAGTTTGTACAAGAACATCATACTTTCCTGTACATGTTTAACTACACAAGCCCCCAGAAAGGCAGGAGGGGAAGCGAGATCAGGTGGTGgacttttaataataataataataataataataataataataataaaaaagtgaaTCTTTTAGGACTTGTCTATGCATGGAAGTTTGCAGACAGAACTATACTAGTATAACTCCACATGTGGACACTCATTCCAGGATAAGAGTGTTCACTCAGGGAGTTGTGCCAGTTTAACTACGATGGTATGATTATACTGGTTCTGCCAGTAAATTTGCacatgtagacaaacccaaagAGAGCAACCAGTACCCGAGGCTCAAGTGGAAAGGAGAGCGTTACAGTCACAGTCAGCATAAAAAGGGAGGACGAACACAGGCTCCATGCAAGGATGCACACTGTTTTAGTTTAGACTGGCCCAATGATTTAGCTGACATTTGAATGAGTGTTTAAATAATTTGACCAGTTGGTTTAACTGGCATGAGAAATTAGTTTCATTCTACAGAAGCACATTTTCATGGAGAGTGAGAGAGGTTAGTGAGGATTGTCTGCCCTTCTCTCAGCAAGACACACTAGAGGCCCTGGAGAACTCTTGTAGGTAAGCTGCCGTAGACTCACAGTATGGCCAATGACATGGTTCATATGGCATGGGTGAAGGCATTCCAGGGTGTCTATACCAGCGGGATGGAGAACGACGATGTCGCTCACTGGGATCACAGAaccagagggttagaagggatcgcAAGGGTGATGTACTCTAGCCCCctgtcaagatgcaggatttgttgtgtctaaaccattcaagacagatggctatccagtcggttttttaaaacctccagtgaaggagattaCACGACTTCCTTAGGCAGTTTGTTCCACtgtcctgctgttcttacagttagaaagtttttcctgagatttaatctaaatctgctgtgctttattttgaacccactgcctcttgtcctgctctctgtggcaagagagaacaacttttctccattttttatggcagcttttcaagtatttgaaCACCACTGCCATGTCTCCCTTTaaactcctcttttccaaactaaacatacccagttcctgcagcctttgctcatatggcttgtattccatccctttgatcatctttttgCTCGCCTCggaatcctttccagtttctctacatcctttctatgtCAGTGAccaaattggacacagtactccggcTGAGGCATAACCAGCACCAAAtacagcagtactatcacctcctgtgacttgcatgctgtgcctctgttaatgcaatccaaaattgcatttgctttttttgcaacatcgcactgttgactcatgttgaagttgtgatccaccacaactcccaaatccttctcagcagtgctgctgccaagccagttatcccctatTCTGTATTTgcgcatttggtttttcttccctaagcgtagcactttacatttgtctttgttggaTTTCATTTTTTGTCGCTAGCCCAGTTCCCCAATTTGTCAagttccctttgaattttagatctatcctccaaagtgtgtGTAACCCGCACagctttctgtcatctgcaaatttgatcagtatgctagCTATTCCTATATACaggtaattaataaaaatgttaaaaaacacTGGATCCAGAACGAATCCCTGTGGAActccacttgagacctccttccaatctgacatcctttgattaatagttactctttgtttgtggttttttaaccaattatgtctccgcttaatggtagttccactgagcctgcatttctccagcttacttatgagaatgtcatagaatcatagaagattacagttggaagagacctccggatgtcatctagtccaaccccctgctcaaagcaggaccaacaccaactaaatcatcccagccagggctttgtcaagccaagccttaaaaacctggagattccaccacctccctagggaacccattccagtgcttcaccaccctcctagtgaaatagtttttcctaatatccaacctagacctcccccactgcaacttgagaccattgctccttgttctgtcatctgccaccactgagaacagccaagctccatcctctctggaaccccccttcaggtagttgaaggcagctatcaaatcccccctcactcttctcttctgcagattaaataaaacCAGTTCCCTgggcctctcctcataagtcatgtgccccagccccctaatcattttcgttgccctccgctggactctttccaatttttccacatcctttctgtagtggagggcccaaatctggacgcaatactccggatgtagcctcaccagtgccgaatagaggggaataatcacttccctcgatctgctggcaattctcctactaatgcagcccaatatgccattagacttcttggcaacgagggcacactgctgacccatatccagtttctcatccattgtaatccccaggtccttttctgcagaacttccgcttagccagtcggtccccagcctatagcagtgcatggaattcttccatcctaagtgcaggactctgcacttgtccttgttgaacctcaccagatttcttttggcccaatcctccaatttgtctaggtcactctggaccctatccctaagctccagcatatctacctctccccccatcttagtgtcatccacaaacttgctgagggtgaaatccagcccatcatccagatcattaatgaagatgttgaacaaaaccggccccaggacggacccctggggcactgcgcttgatactggctgccaactagacattgagccgttgatcactacccgctgagcccgacaatctagccagctttctatccaccttacagtccattcatccaatccatatttctttaacttgctggcaagaatactgtgggagactgtatcaaaagctttgctaaagtcaaggaataacacgtccactgctttcccctcatccacagacccagttatctcatcacagaaggcaattaggttaatcaaccatgacttgcccttggtgaatccatgctgactgttcctgatcactttcctctcctctaagtgcttcaaaattgattccttgaggacctgctccatgatttttccagggactgaggtgaggctgactggcctgtagttccccagatcatcctccttcccttttttaaagatgggcactacattagcctttttccagtcatccgggacttcacccaatcgccatgagttttcaaagataatggccaatggctctgcaatcacatccaccaactccttaaGCCCCTCAGATGCactgcatctggccccatggacttgtgctcgtccagcttttctaaatagtcctgaaccacttctttcttcacagagggctggtcacctcctccccatactgtgctgcccagtgcagtagtctgggagctgaccttgttcgtgaagacagaggcgaaAAAAGCATTTATCACTCCACTGATCTTTGTGTctcatctgtaaactttgccagcaagcattttatattttttccagaTCAATAGATATTGAATAGCACTGTACGAAGAACAGATCCCTCTGGGACCCCACTAAAAATGCCGTCACTCAGTAATGATAAGCCTAAGAGGTCCAAAACCCCACAGCAATAGATTTTCAATTCAATTCAATCTTTTGTACATACATAAAATCTAGTGAAATTGCTGCAGCAACTGAAGTTGTGATGGCACTAGGGAAAAGATTATCTTTGAATGACATAATTCTCCTTTACCACAGCATCCATTATTAGTCCTTGCTTCAAGCATTAGAATCATAAGAGTGTTTTCATGATCCATCGTGTATGTGACAAcactaataacactggtctacaatttttgagaagtcgtctgcttcagagataaaatgtgctatttattatgtattttgatgtgctgaattcaaatatgacaattaaaacaactgattggcttctgtttctaagatatttaagtttttacattttatgtctatgtatattgtgtagatgatagagttttaatcataaattgtaaacctaggtcttttcatgtgtttatggttgctttacatgataatatttcacctgtcctgtttatgtaacactttaaaaatcagcaaaagggttatataaataaaatgtattatgaaacaaaaggcaaaaaactattatgtacatagtttagtcctattcagtgtctactcggcgcttcttggcttgtctcttgtattcattaaatggagcatctcttgtcactgtccagcaatagtctgcaagcattgatgggctccatttgccctgatagcgtttctccattgttgcaatgtcctggtgaaatcgctcgccgtgctcgtcgctcactgctccgcagttcggtggaaaaaaatctagatgagagtgcaaaaaatgtatctttagtgacatgttgcaaccaaggcttttgtatgccttgaggaggttttccaccaacaacctgtagttgtctgccttgttgtttccgagaaaatttattgccaataactggaaggctttccatgccgtcttttccttgccacgcagtgcatggtcaaatgcatcatctcaaagaagttcacgaatctgaggaccaacaaagacaccttcctttatcttagcttcacttaaccttggaaattttccatggaggtacttgaaagctgcttgtgttttgtcaatggccttgacaaagttcttcatcagacccagcttgatgtgtaagggtggtaacaaaatcttccttgattcaacaagtggtggatgctgaacacttttcctcccaggctccaatgactgtcggagtggccaatctttcttgatgtagtgggaatctcttgcacgactatcccattcgcagagaaaacagcagtactttgtgtatccagtttgcagaccaagcaagagagaaaCAAcgttcaaattgccacaaagctgccactgatgttggtcatagtttatgcacctcaaaagttgtttcatctggtcataggtttccttcagatggactgcatgaccaactggaattgatggcaaaacattgccattatgctgtaaaacagctttaagactcgtcttcgatgaatcaatgaacagtctccactcatctggatcgtgaacgatgttgagggctgccatcacaccatcgatgttgttgcaggctacaagatcaccttccatgaagaagaatgggacaagatccttttgacggtcacggaacatggaaaccctaacatcacctgccaggagattccactgctgtagtctggagcccaacagctctgccttactcttgggtagttccaaatccctgacaaggtcattcagttcaccttgtgttatgaggtgtggttcagaggaggaggatgggagaaaatgtgggtcctgtgacattgatgcttcaggaccagaagtttcatcctcttcctcttcctcgtctgattcaagtgagaatgattctggtgcatcaggaactggcagtccttctccgtggggtactgggcgtatagctgatggaatgtttggataatgcacagtccactttttcttctttgacacacctttcccaactggaggcaccatgcagaagtaacaattgctggtatgatctgttggctctctccaaatcattggcactgcaaaaggcatagatttccttttcctgttcaaccactggcgaagatttgttgcacaagtgttgcagcatatgtgtggggcccacctcttgtcctgatctccaattttgcagccaaaataaaggtgataggctttcttaaccatagtggttatactgcgcttttgtgatgcaaaagtcacttcaccacaaacatagcagaagttatctacactgttcacacaagtacgaggcatctctgctcactttggctaaacagaaatgtgtccctttgcaaaatcaaacactgacaaataagagagcatgacactgtatgatttctagagctgatatagggcaatttgttcagcggAGTGATGTAAGccttgttatgattgcatcatccatgacttctaggaataacatgatgcaattcatatcatgtatgacgcaataccagcttcagattgcatcattaattgttttgcctaaaaagcaagtactgtccaaacccagtcatagatttattcatagatccagtcaaagatgtattttagtcatttctggtttaaattgagatcccttccctttataactcacttatcctccgccattcccaagtcaagggtcgtatatactgacccaatagcatatcttgaaaactagggccaatcaacaattttaagcatcattttcattctcagtgacccagaattagtaaagtttgactacatttatttcagaagcattttggctgtagagcagtgtaaccttTCATAAATAAGACACTGGCTAAACAGTATAAGAACCCTACAAAACAGCTTTATGGATTGTGCATTTTTATTAATCCTTTGTTGTCTGGAATTAAAAGATACTCAGCATCAATACATTACATGGCTTCTTAAGCACCAATGCAACACCAAAAAACCTGAGCCCAAAATGTGCTGGAAAGTTCCCTAGCCAGCATATGAATCACAGAATCTGACAGGGCTGGAGTCTTCCAGGAAGACATAAGTGGTTTTAAAACTTTTCAGGTCATTATTATTCTACCAGACTCAAAAACCTTGATTGTACCAACTGCTCCCATTCATCTGTGAGCACTCTGATCTGCAGCAGGCCTTGAGCTGCTCCTAACCGCAGTCTCTGTTGTGGGCAAACTAAAAGGAAGGCATCCACAGATTGCACACTGGGGCACAGCACAGAGGCACAACCTGAGAGTAAGAGAAAGCCTGAAGAACCAGTAGTTAGAAACCATTAATTAAAATCCAAACTGATGCATAAGTCATCAAGGACTCAAAAACCTTCACTGCTGTGTACTTATGTAACCTTGTCTTGAATGTCTCATAGCCGTGCAGTTATTACTGCAATTCACCAGGTATGCTGTTTGTAGGATATaaaggtgtgacgaactgggactgttcttaaagtggtctgtgagtgctgacaggggagtgtggctgggatggtctgcgttgggggatgggagaatgactgaagggaaatacctgagcctgtaacatgagaacccaggagggggctggggcgaggtgacacctttgcccgggaaactgaacaaaggctgtgggaggggtcgctgaaggcagaggctgggaagctggctggtgaggtggctggaggcagggagggctctgacctctggagggggcctggggtgcccgaggaccccaagatggacctaactgaggggtatcctgttgtctgtgcctgcaagacctgtctcggactgtattcccgtcgtctaaataaaccttctgctttactggctggctgagagtcacagtcgatctcaggaagccgggggtgcagggccctgagttcccccatactccgtgacaaaagggttacattaatttaaaaagaaaaaaaagcatgtTCAATGTAGGTCATGTAAAGTGCAGGTCTGTTAGCAGTTGTGGGAAGGCTTTGAAAGTAAACGGCTTAATTGGAAAAACTGGACCTGAACAGTAACTGATAAGATAGAAAGAAGAGGTGGCCACAATTACCAGGCACAGTTAATAATAAGGAAGCATTGTGCATGTTGAACCAGCAATGACCCCAAACCAGCCAAAACTTGGTTTTTACCTAAAGTTAGcaattggcaatgacatcactcTAATGTAAAATGGTATATAAAAGGGGAAACTCTGGAGAGGTTAATTGTTA encodes the following:
- the PPP1R2 gene encoding protein phosphatase inhibitor 2, which encodes MNILATYHPAGKDYGLMKIDEPSTPYHSMVGEDDEDAVSDSESNEPVTADVLAKKLVAAEGKGPKILAQEEECREDEEEEEDEELTPEEREKKKQFEMKRKMHYNEGRNIKLARQLIAKELHGEEEDEDEDDDEDQEMHDAVDVENMNTETPEPAHATSDQLENRAHIIEEICPEL